One window from the genome of Streptomyces sp. WZ-12 encodes:
- a CDS encoding thiamine pyrophosphate-binding protein → MTAQTYPTAWAAVADYLHHLGTRAVFGLPGDDMALLGELERTDTRVVLCRDQRNAVFMATGHALAAGRPGVCVVGKGPALTNALTGVLEARSAAVPLILIADGTRLDHLGTGAFQELDQLTAIRPYVKWAARADTPERLPALLETAAARAVNGTPGPVYLELAEQVVDAAVPRSGRWRSAAPQRPGPDPDALDATARRIAAARRPLLLVGGGARHRNADGRIERLAERLGAGLFTTASGRGTVAEDHPLYCGVSGLYAVPPADALWREADLVIALGSRLEETATFGWPDGAEEQLPVVQAVLGEDGLALERPGDHVLGDAARIVAGWTELLADHRADDAWADRVRAVRAALGERAADRAERAAKAAPAGTVPVAAVLSSLDRAVPAGRVLVQENGLQDMWSYYFPHWTLGAAGGSLVPSEQTPLGFGAAAAAGARLALPADRPVVALAGDGAFHLFRSELPSLADAGVAVLYVVLDNGGYGWLQANLDRVSGTGSRFAFTASRPTGTEGLAAAYGMGHRRVTEAGELDAALAAAWREVASGTTSVVEVAVALSDTPPGMAGAAGDFPEREGVDGG, encoded by the coding sequence ATGACCGCACAGACCTACCCGACGGCCTGGGCGGCGGTCGCCGACTACCTCCACCACCTGGGCACCCGCGCGGTGTTCGGGCTACCGGGCGACGACATGGCCCTCCTCGGCGAACTGGAGCGCACCGACACCCGCGTCGTCCTCTGCCGTGACCAGCGCAACGCGGTCTTCATGGCAACCGGGCACGCACTCGCCGCGGGCCGCCCCGGGGTGTGCGTGGTCGGCAAGGGTCCGGCGCTGACCAACGCCCTCACCGGCGTCCTGGAGGCGCGCTCGGCCGCCGTCCCGCTGATCCTGATCGCCGACGGCACCCGGCTCGACCACCTCGGTACCGGCGCGTTCCAGGAGCTGGACCAACTCACCGCGATCCGCCCGTACGTGAAGTGGGCGGCCCGCGCGGACACCCCGGAGCGGCTGCCCGCCCTGTTGGAGACGGCCGCGGCGCGCGCCGTCAACGGGACGCCGGGGCCCGTCTACCTGGAGCTGGCCGAGCAGGTGGTGGACGCCGCCGTGCCGCGGAGCGGGCGGTGGCGGTCGGCCGCGCCGCAGCGCCCGGGGCCCGATCCGGACGCGCTGGACGCCACCGCCCGCCGGATCGCCGCGGCCCGCCGGCCGCTGCTGCTGGTCGGCGGCGGCGCCCGGCACCGCAACGCCGACGGCCGGATCGAGCGCCTGGCCGAACGGCTCGGCGCGGGCCTCTTCACCACCGCCTCGGGCCGCGGCACGGTCGCCGAGGACCACCCGCTGTACTGCGGCGTCAGCGGCCTGTACGCGGTCCCGCCGGCCGACGCGCTCTGGCGGGAGGCGGACCTGGTCATCGCGCTCGGCAGCCGCCTGGAGGAGACCGCGACGTTCGGCTGGCCGGACGGAGCGGAGGAACAACTTCCGGTCGTCCAGGCCGTATTGGGTGAGGACGGCCTCGCGCTGGAGAGGCCCGGCGACCACGTCCTCGGGGACGCCGCCCGGATCGTGGCCGGCTGGACCGAACTGCTCGCCGACCACCGGGCGGACGACGCCTGGGCGGACCGGGTGCGCGCGGTGCGCGCCGCCCTGGGGGAGCGGGCCGCGGACCGGGCCGAACGGGCGGCGAAGGCCGCGCCGGCGGGCACCGTCCCGGTGGCCGCGGTGCTGTCCTCCCTGGACCGCGCGGTCCCCGCCGGCCGGGTGCTCGTCCAGGAGAACGGCCTCCAGGACATGTGGTCGTACTACTTCCCCCACTGGACGCTCGGCGCCGCCGGCGGGTCCCTGGTGCCCAGCGAGCAGACGCCGCTGGGCTTCGGGGCGGCCGCCGCGGCCGGCGCCCGGCTGGCCCTGCCGGCCGACCGCCCGGTGGTGGCGCTCGCCGGCGACGGCGCCTTCCACCTCTTCCGGTCCGAGCTGCCCTCCCTGGCGGACGCCGGCGTCGCGGTGCTCTACGTGGTGCTCGACAACGGCGGTTACGGCTGGCTCCAGGCCAACCTCGACCGGGTCTCCGGCACCGGCTCGCGCTTCGCCTTCACCGCCTCCCGCCCCACCGGGACCGAGGGGCTGGCGGCCGCCTACGGGATGGGCCACCGACGGGTGACCGAGGCCGGCGAGCTGGACGCCGCGCTGGCGGCCGCCTGGCGGGAGGTCGCCTCCGGCACCACGTCGGTGGTCGAGGTGGCGGTCGCGCTCTCCGACACCCCGCCGGGG